A genomic region of Oryza glaberrima chromosome 1, OglaRS2, whole genome shotgun sequence contains the following coding sequences:
- the LOC127786431 gene encoding F-box protein At5g65850-like, with protein sequence MAARPRTSKKRKTGDERSAVTLPEHVVTEVLLRLPARSLARLRCTCRSWNAEVSLPGFQDRHHALAAAKLTFLEPAPTHMGSYRIRRGLSRRTLPWLSNCFDCPRVIGSKPCWGLVLIARPCEAYSVCNPTTGEILHLPRSHRPHCATGMGFHAHALAREFKVVQLGIDEEVVGKLHAIVLTVGDARGWRAISSFQLGLGFTDDDACIDRDVQPVFADGCLHWSFRTNYLDKPHGVLSFSLADESFRRVPQPPFSMVDLVPVHLNGVRNYRLLRAKGIRSGSGEEVAMPVGKTLAELDGRLCMVRDVRHRSDHDVLLEIWKLQDYDTGSWSLDYRVDLPAPGQRQRQLLTAPWLVVPLTYLGGSRPGDKKRKLLVATTAHEAHVYDPDSGTLRTVASIDSSGDDDDSIRLFLYQESLLRLPGMQHDLGNIKFVQLSNSEHM encoded by the coding sequence atggcggcgaggccgcgaACCAGCAAGAAAAGGAAGACGGGCGATGAGCGGTCGGCGGTCACGCTGCCGGAGCACGTCGTGACGGAGGTGCTCCTGCGCCTGCCGGCGAGGTCTCTGGCGAGGCTGCGCTGCACCTGCCGCTCCTGGAACGCCGAGGTGTCGTTGCCCGGCTTCCAAGACAGACACcacgctctcgccgccgccaagttAACCTTCCTGGAGCCTGCACCTACGCACATGGGGTCGTACCGAATAAGAAGAGGGCTCAGTAGGCGGACTTTGCCGTGGCTCAGCAATTGCTTCGACTGTCCGAGAGTGATCGGCTCCAAGCCCTGCTGGGGCCTCGTCCTCATTGCCAGGCCGTGCGAAGCCTACTCCGTGTGCAACCCTACCACAGGTGAGATTCTGCATCTCCCGCGGTCGCACCGACCTCACTGTGCCACTGGCATGGGCTTCCACGCGCACGCGCTGGCCAGAGAGTTCAAGGTGGTGCAGTTAGGCATAGACGAAGAGGTAGTGGGCAAACTGCACGCCATTGTGCTCACCGTTGGCGACGCCCGAGGCTGGAGGGCCATCTCGTCGTTCCAGCTCGGCCTCGGTttcaccgacgacgacgcctgCATCGACCGCGATGTGCAGCCGGTGTTCGCGGATGGGTGCCTCCACTGGAGTTTCAGGACAAACTACCTCGACAAGCCCCACGGCGTCCTCTCCTTCTCGCTCGCCGACGAGTCCTTCCGCCGTGTTCCCCAGCCGCCTTTCTCAATGGTCGACCTCGTTCCGGTCCACTTGAACGGAGTCAGAAACTACCGTCTGTTGCGAGCCAAAGGCATAAGGTCCGGGAGCGGCGAGGAAGTGGCCATGCCGGTTGGGAAAACGCTCGCGGAGCTCGACGGCCGCCTGTGCATGGTACGCGACGTCCGCCACCGCAGCGACCACGACGTGCTGTTGGAGATATGGAAGCTGCAGGACTACGACACCGGGAGCTGGTCGCTGGACTACCGCGTCGACCTGCCAGCGCCgggccagcgccagcgccagctGCTCACGGCACCGTGGCTCGTCGTCCCGCTCACCTACCTTGGTGGCTCCCGCCCGGGAGACAAGAAGAGGAAGCTTCTTGTCGCGACCACGGCGCACGAGGCTCATGTCTACGACCCGGACTCCGGCACTCTCCGGACGGTGGCCTCCATTGACAGCTCGGGGGACGACGACGATTCAATACGTCTCTTCCTGTACCAGGAGAGCCTTCTTCGGCTTCCTGGCATGCAGCATGACCTAGGAAATATTAAGTTTGTACAACTTTCCAATAGTGAGCATATGTAA